From a single Natronorubrum tibetense GA33 genomic region:
- the gnd gene encoding phosphogluconate dehydrogenase (NAD(+)-dependent, decarboxylating), which yields MQLGVIGLGRMGQIVVDRTLEAGHDVVAFDLEPEAVATAADAGAEPADSVAGLVDRLGEEKRIWLMVPAGGAVDATLEELEGHLDSDDVVVDGGNSYFEDSVRRAESCAAAYLDCGTSGGPAGAHLGFSLMVGGPEWAYDEFAPVFDAVATGPDGHERMGPAGSGHYVKMIHNGVEYALMQTYGEGFELLHEGRYDLDLENVASVWNNGAVIRSWLLELCEEAFREEGSDLGDVADRIEGGSTGTWTVQEGLEQEVPLPLIYTALSERFGSRADDGRFSRRLANRLRYGFGRHEVQRRE from the coding sequence ATGCAACTGGGCGTAATCGGACTCGGACGTATGGGACAGATCGTCGTCGATCGCACCCTCGAGGCGGGCCACGACGTCGTCGCTTTCGATCTCGAGCCGGAAGCCGTCGCGACGGCCGCGGACGCGGGCGCCGAACCGGCCGACTCGGTGGCAGGTCTCGTCGACCGACTCGGCGAGGAGAAGCGAATCTGGCTGATGGTACCCGCCGGCGGGGCCGTCGACGCGACGCTCGAGGAACTCGAGGGGCATCTCGACTCCGACGATGTCGTCGTCGACGGCGGCAACTCCTACTTCGAGGACTCCGTTCGACGGGCCGAAAGCTGTGCAGCCGCGTACCTCGACTGCGGAACCTCCGGCGGTCCCGCGGGCGCACACCTCGGCTTCTCGCTGATGGTCGGCGGCCCCGAGTGGGCCTACGACGAGTTCGCCCCCGTCTTCGACGCCGTCGCGACGGGACCCGACGGCCACGAGCGCATGGGGCCCGCGGGGTCGGGCCACTACGTGAAGATGATCCACAACGGCGTCGAGTACGCGCTGATGCAGACCTACGGCGAGGGGTTCGAACTGCTCCACGAGGGCAGATACGATCTCGACCTGGAGAACGTGGCGTCGGTCTGGAACAACGGCGCGGTGATCCGCTCGTGGCTGCTCGAACTCTGCGAAGAGGCGTTCCGCGAGGAGGGCTCCGATCTGGGCGACGTCGCGGACCGCATCGAGGGCGGCTCGACGGGGACGTGGACCGTCCAGGAGGGGCTCGAGCAGGAGGTGCCGCTGCCGCTCATCTACACCGCGCTGTCCGAACGGTTCGGCTCGCGGGCCGACGACGGCCGCTTCTCGCGACGGCTGGCGAACCGACTCCGGTACGGCTTCGGTCGCCACGAAGTGCAGCGACGAGAGTAG
- a CDS encoding aconitate hydratase, whose translation MGQTLTEKILDDHLVEGELETGEEIGIEIDQVLTQDTTGTMVWLQFEAMGLDEVQTEIAAQYCDHQTYQFDFKNTDDHRFLRSAAGTYGAHFSRPGNGICHNVHRENFAAPGKTLLGSDSHTPTPGGIGELAIGSGGIDVTVAMGGAPYYIEMPEIVSVRLEGELPEWATAKDVILEMLRRLSVKGGVGKILEYTGPGVESLTAPERMTITNMGTELGATTSIFPTDEQTKDYLERVNRGDEYVELQPDDDAEYDDEIVVDLSDLEPLIAQPSMPDKVVPVSEVEGESVEQVIVGSCTNGGYEDILPVAKMHEGRETSMETETIVAPGSKQASEMLAREGWVAEMMAAGVNFSEATCGACIGIGHVPASDSVSLRTFNRNFEGRSGIEDDNVYLCSPEVAAAAALKGEIIDPRNLADELGDLEAPGVELPDEYDGSKTDLIAPDEAVDDELIKGPNIGDVPLKDQLDSEIEGEALLKMADNITTDHIIPATQDILMYRSNVPKLSEFTLSRVDDTFAQRALDADGGFLVAGENYGQGSSREHAALCPMYLGIEGVLAQSFARIHRANLFNFGIIPLTIDEDTYENIDQGDEIEIVDDVYEAVTSGQEEFTVRVGDDEYTATLDASERERAILAAGGKLAWTKEQAEGGSGAAPADD comes from the coding sequence ATGGGACAAACTCTCACCGAGAAGATTCTCGACGACCACCTCGTCGAGGGCGAACTCGAGACCGGCGAGGAGATTGGGATCGAGATCGACCAGGTACTCACCCAAGACACGACCGGAACGATGGTCTGGCTCCAGTTCGAAGCGATGGGACTGGACGAGGTACAGACCGAGATCGCAGCCCAGTACTGCGACCACCAGACCTACCAGTTCGACTTTAAGAACACCGACGATCACCGTTTCCTCCGCTCTGCAGCCGGCACATACGGGGCTCATTTCTCTCGCCCCGGCAACGGTATCTGCCACAACGTTCACCGCGAGAACTTCGCAGCCCCCGGCAAGACGCTGCTCGGCTCCGACAGCCACACGCCGACCCCCGGCGGCATCGGCGAACTCGCAATCGGCTCCGGTGGCATCGACGTCACCGTCGCCATGGGCGGCGCACCGTACTACATCGAGATGCCCGAGATCGTCAGCGTCCGTCTCGAGGGCGAACTCCCCGAGTGGGCCACCGCGAAAGACGTCATCTTGGAGATGCTCCGCCGACTGAGCGTCAAGGGCGGCGTCGGCAAGATCCTCGAGTACACCGGTCCCGGCGTCGAGTCGCTCACCGCCCCCGAGCGGATGACGATCACCAACATGGGAACGGAACTCGGCGCGACGACGTCGATCTTCCCGACCGACGAGCAGACGAAAGATTACCTCGAGCGCGTCAACCGCGGCGACGAGTACGTCGAACTCCAGCCCGACGACGACGCCGAGTACGACGACGAGATCGTCGTCGACCTTTCCGACCTCGAGCCGCTGATCGCACAGCCCTCGATGCCCGACAAGGTCGTCCCCGTCAGCGAAGTCGAGGGCGAATCCGTCGAGCAGGTCATCGTCGGCTCCTGTACGAACGGCGGCTACGAGGACATCCTCCCCGTCGCCAAGATGCACGAGGGTCGTGAGACCTCGATGGAGACCGAGACGATCGTCGCGCCCGGCTCCAAGCAGGCCTCCGAGATGCTCGCCCGCGAGGGCTGGGTCGCGGAGATGATGGCCGCCGGCGTCAACTTCTCCGAGGCCACCTGTGGAGCGTGTATCGGCATCGGTCACGTTCCAGCCTCGGACTCCGTTTCGCTGCGAACCTTCAACCGTAACTTCGAGGGTCGCTCCGGGATCGAAGACGACAACGTCTACCTCTGTTCGCCGGAGGTCGCGGCCGCGGCCGCGCTCAAGGGCGAAATCATCGACCCACGGAACCTCGCCGACGAACTCGGCGACCTCGAGGCCCCCGGCGTCGAGCTTCCCGACGAGTACGACGGCTCCAAGACGGACCTCATCGCCCCCGACGAGGCCGTCGACGACGAACTCATCAAGGGTCCGAACATCGGCGACGTGCCACTGAAAGACCAGCTGGACTCCGAAATCGAGGGTGAAGCACTGCTCAAGATGGCGGACAACATCACGACCGACCACATCATCCCCGCCACGCAGGACATCCTGATGTACCGGTCGAACGTCCCCAAACTGAGCGAGTTTACGCTCTCGCGTGTCGACGATACGTTCGCACAGCGCGCGCTGGACGCCGACGGCGGCTTCCTCGTCGCCGGCGAGAACTACGGCCAGGGCTCCTCGCGAGAACACGCCGCCCTCTGTCCGATGTATCTGGGTATCGAGGGCGTCCTCGCACAGAGCTTCGCCCGGATCCACCGCGCGAACCTCTTCAACTTCGGGATCATCCCGCTGACGATCGACGAGGACACCTACGAGAACATCGATCAGGGCGACGAAATCGAGATCGTCGACGATGTCTACGAGGCCGTCACCAGTGGACAAGAAGAGTTCACGGTCCGCGTCGGCGACGACGAGTACACCGCAACGCTCGACGCCTCCGAACGCGAGCGCGCAATCCTCGCTGCCGGTGGCAAACTCGCCTGGACGAAAGAGCAGGCCGAAGGCGGCAGCGGCGCGGCACCCGCTGACGACTGA
- a CDS encoding CopD family protein → MVDTFLAHTSHLIFAALWAGSVCFVALVVLPLARDGAFNTTKPIEVISGKLTTISRVSALVLLLSGGHLAGTEYTTERLFETTNGQLVLLMVVLWAVLAALVEIGSKRLEAGLNGKKLREPANKALPVYRVAAVVSIALLVVGGVISTNVVHLI, encoded by the coding sequence ATGGTTGATACGTTCCTCGCCCACACGTCCCATCTCATCTTCGCCGCGCTCTGGGCCGGAAGCGTCTGTTTCGTCGCGCTGGTCGTTCTCCCGCTCGCCCGAGACGGTGCGTTCAATACGACGAAACCAATCGAGGTCATTTCGGGGAAACTCACGACTATCTCGCGCGTGAGCGCGCTCGTCTTGCTCCTCTCGGGCGGCCATCTTGCCGGAACGGAATACACCACCGAAAGATTATTTGAGACGACGAACGGCCAGCTCGTCCTCCTCATGGTCGTCCTCTGGGCCGTCCTCGCGGCGCTCGTCGAGATCGGTTCGAAACGACTCGAGGCGGGACTCAACGGAAAGAAACTGCGCGAACCAGCGAACAAGGCGCTCCCGGTGTACCGTGTGGCCGCGGTCGTCTCTATCGCGTTGCTCGTGGTCGGGGGCGTGATCTCGACGAACGTCGTCCATCTGATCTGA
- a CDS encoding zinc-binding metallopeptidase family protein, with the protein MEDTSRDFLVELLETPSPSGYETRGQRIWLDYVEQFADDVRTDAYGNAIAVHKGDPDAPEVVLTGHADEIGFIVKAIDDDGFVRPGRIGGSDPSVSQGQHVTIHAADGPVEGVIGQNAIHLREENGDEPEISDLWIDIGAEDEEAASERLEIGDPITFSSTVSWLSETRLAARGLDNRVGTWAAAEGFRTAVEAGTEATVYAVSTVQEEVGVKGAQMVGFDLEPDAVVVVDVGHAVDYPSAPSEKTSQMELGAGPALGRGSTNHPVLFEALRSVAEDREIDVQVEALGLGTGTDADGFFTAAGGIPSQVVSVPNRYMHTPVEVIDTDDLEEIATLLGAFASDAEEFAPFAVDI; encoded by the coding sequence ATGGAAGATACGTCACGTGACTTCCTCGTCGAATTGCTCGAGACGCCCTCGCCGTCGGGCTACGAAACTCGCGGCCAGCGCATCTGGCTGGACTACGTCGAACAGTTTGCTGACGACGTACGAACGGATGCCTACGGGAACGCCATCGCCGTCCACAAGGGCGATCCCGACGCTCCTGAGGTAGTCCTCACCGGCCACGCCGACGAGATCGGATTTATCGTCAAGGCGATCGACGACGACGGCTTCGTCAGACCGGGCCGCATCGGCGGCAGCGACCCGTCGGTCTCGCAGGGCCAGCACGTGACGATCCACGCCGCGGACGGCCCCGTCGAGGGCGTGATCGGACAGAATGCGATCCACCTCCGGGAGGAGAACGGCGACGAGCCCGAGATCTCGGATCTCTGGATCGATATCGGGGCCGAAGACGAGGAGGCGGCAAGCGAGCGCCTCGAGATCGGCGATCCGATCACGTTCTCGTCGACGGTTTCCTGGCTCTCGGAGACGCGCCTCGCCGCCCGCGGGCTCGACAACCGCGTCGGGACGTGGGCGGCCGCCGAAGGATTTCGGACGGCCGTCGAAGCGGGTACCGAGGCGACGGTTTACGCCGTCTCGACCGTCCAGGAGGAAGTCGGCGTCAAGGGAGCACAGATGGTCGGCTTCGACTTGGAGCCCGACGCCGTCGTCGTGGTCGACGTCGGTCACGCGGTCGACTACCCCTCGGCACCGAGCGAGAAGACGAGTCAGATGGAACTCGGCGCGGGGCCGGCGCTGGGCCGCGGGAGTACGAACCACCCAGTGCTCTTCGAGGCGCTGCGGTCGGTCGCCGAAGACCGCGAAATTGACGTGCAGGTCGAAGCGCTCGGGCTCGGAACGGGCACCGACGCCGACGGCTTCTTTACCGCGGCCGGCGGGATTCCCTCGCAAGTCGTCAGCGTTCCCAACCGGTACATGCACACCCCCGTCGAGGTGATCGATACCGACGACCTCGAGGAGATCGCGACATTGCTCGGCGCGTTCGCGAGCGATGCCGAGGAGTTCGCCCCGTTCGCCGTCGATATCTGA
- a CDS encoding HalOD1 output domain-containing protein, translated as MNAYNSTTVSVDDDQQPSMAVVDLVSEVTGTDVLELDPLYNAIDPDVLDTLCTSGSGFTSLEFQYASHTVVVAQVESGLKISLEPVTIGAAGSSGVADSGPSA; from the coding sequence ATGAACGCGTACAACTCGACGACGGTGTCAGTAGACGACGATCAGCAGCCGAGTATGGCCGTCGTCGACCTCGTCAGCGAGGTAACCGGCACCGACGTCCTCGAACTCGATCCTCTTTATAACGCGATCGATCCCGACGTTCTCGACACGCTCTGTACGTCGGGATCGGGATTCACGAGCCTCGAATTTCAGTACGCGAGCCACACCGTCGTCGTCGCGCAGGTCGAGAGCGGGTTGAAAATCTCGCTCGAGCCGGTGACGATCGGTGCGGCGGGGTCATCGGGCGTTGCGGATAGCGGGCCGTCGGCGTAG
- a CDS encoding HNH endonuclease — protein sequence MGTDKRTIAVRFFGGAGNYANVLERCFTYVLTDNPDEAALFEWVKSNTRATSDDGIRDRLRFLEAIGLLTVDEDRVALTERGIEWMADTEPKLLFDALAENVRGFETALEALLDEPKTDAELGAAIADEHPETGWSDPSGPAQHRGWLQSLGYVERSDGTNSLTDSGRDLARRLASDGPALERGKSYTQQELEAAFGTSFGSYIKGISPRTDDDGALSYVIVKAREDGPYGDDLEGDRFTYIGEGVPSKGDQSPTGANTALLEQAEGSTVPVYFFYQPADSSELRYEGLVAVVDARYVFDDDHNRMVYQFTMERLELDHPAEFETIAASVTDGGAASIETADGEESEPALTDDETEFTETQRRVRSGAFASRVKSAYNARCAICGTSRESPAGTVDIEAAHIYPKRDDGRDIVQNGLALCRLHHWAFDAGWLAVSDDYRILVADRPDLEGYEEFSRLEGEELTLPTTDERRPHATFLAAHRGLHGFEPAAER from the coding sequence ATGGGAACGGACAAACGTACTATCGCAGTTCGATTCTTCGGCGGCGCGGGGAACTATGCGAACGTCCTCGAGCGGTGTTTCACGTACGTTCTCACCGATAACCCGGACGAGGCCGCGCTCTTCGAGTGGGTGAAATCGAATACGCGAGCGACGAGCGACGACGGAATCCGCGATCGACTCCGCTTTCTCGAGGCGATCGGGCTACTCACAGTCGACGAGGATCGAGTGGCGTTGACCGAACGCGGAATCGAATGGATGGCTGACACCGAGCCGAAGCTGCTGTTCGACGCGCTCGCCGAGAACGTCCGCGGCTTCGAAACGGCGCTTGAGGCGTTGCTCGACGAGCCAAAAACGGACGCTGAACTGGGCGCGGCTATCGCGGACGAGCATCCCGAAACCGGCTGGAGCGACCCCTCGGGGCCCGCCCAGCACCGGGGCTGGCTGCAGAGTCTCGGCTACGTCGAGCGGTCGGACGGGACGAACTCGCTGACGGACAGTGGCCGAGATCTGGCTCGGCGACTCGCGTCCGACGGTCCTGCTCTCGAGCGCGGTAAATCCTACACGCAACAGGAGCTCGAAGCGGCGTTCGGCACCAGCTTCGGCTCGTACATCAAGGGGATCAGTCCGCGAACGGACGACGACGGAGCCCTGTCGTACGTCATCGTCAAGGCTCGGGAGGACGGCCCATACGGCGACGACCTCGAGGGCGACCGATTCACCTACATCGGCGAGGGCGTCCCCTCGAAGGGCGATCAGTCGCCGACCGGGGCGAACACGGCGCTGCTCGAGCAGGCCGAGGGATCGACCGTCCCGGTGTATTTCTTCTACCAGCCGGCGGATAGCAGCGAGCTTCGGTACGAGGGACTGGTCGCTGTCGTCGACGCCCGTTACGTGTTCGACGACGACCACAATCGAATGGTCTATCAGTTCACGATGGAGCGGCTGGAACTCGACCATCCGGCGGAGTTCGAGACGATTGCGGCGTCGGTCACCGACGGCGGTGCCGCGAGTATAGAGACAGCGGACGGCGAAGAGTCGGAGCCGGCGCTGACCGACGACGAAACCGAGTTCACCGAGACCCAACGACGGGTTCGTTCGGGTGCGTTCGCGAGCCGAGTCAAATCAGCCTACAACGCCCGTTGTGCGATCTGTGGGACGTCTCGAGAGTCCCCCGCCGGAACCGTGGACATCGAAGCGGCACACATCTATCCGAAACGGGACGACGGTCGCGATATCGTTCAGAACGGGCTCGCACTCTGTCGACTGCACCACTGGGCGTTCGACGCCGGCTGGCTCGCCGTGTCGGACGACTATCGGATTCTCGTAGCGGACCGACCGGATCTCGAGGGGTACGAGGAGTTTTCGCGACTCGAGGGCGAGGAACTCACGCTTCCAACGACGGACGAACGGCGTCCGCATGCAACATTCCTCGCCGCGCATCGGGGGCTGCATGGATTCGAGCCGGCAGCCGAGCGGTGA
- a CDS encoding LLM class oxidoreductase — MPTPGHENEGYRRLFDRDGLTFGAGFPLTGANRSTPNVAEEIRLAKHAEAVGFDGLWARDVPTYWPKFGDAGQTFDTWPWLSHVAAHTDDIALGTSSVVLTLRHPIHVAKAAATIDRLSDGRLVLGVASGDRDPEYSAFDVDREERGRAFRERYEAIRTVWREEFPTIEGEWGRLEGDLDVVPKPTTETIPLLPTGNSRQSDEWIAEHGDGWLFYHLPERTLESYLADWRELAGEKPFSIAVRVELADDPAAEPEPLHLGFHAGIEWFRDYFRRLEDYGLDHAIIGIQNEDREAALATFADEIIDEL, encoded by the coding sequence ATGCCGACCCCTGGACACGAAAACGAGGGCTACCGACGACTGTTCGATCGCGACGGCCTGACCTTCGGCGCGGGCTTTCCGCTCACGGGGGCGAACCGCTCGACGCCGAACGTCGCCGAGGAGATTCGGCTCGCGAAACACGCCGAGGCAGTCGGTTTCGACGGCCTCTGGGCGCGGGATGTCCCGACCTACTGGCCGAAGTTCGGCGATGCGGGCCAGACGTTCGACACCTGGCCGTGGCTTTCCCACGTCGCGGCACACACCGATGATATCGCACTCGGCACCTCGAGTGTCGTCCTCACGCTTCGCCACCCCATCCACGTGGCGAAAGCCGCGGCTACTATCGACCGACTGTCCGATGGCCGACTCGTCCTCGGCGTCGCCTCCGGCGACCGCGATCCCGAATACTCCGCCTTCGACGTCGACCGCGAGGAGCGCGGCCGGGCGTTTCGCGAGCGGTACGAGGCGATCCGAACCGTCTGGCGCGAGGAGTTCCCGACTATCGAGGGCGAGTGGGGGCGACTTGAGGGTGATCTCGATGTTGTCCCGAAGCCTACGACGGAGACGATTCCGCTGTTGCCGACGGGCAACTCCCGGCAGTCTGACGAGTGGATCGCCGAGCACGGCGACGGCTGGCTGTTCTATCATCTCCCAGAACGCACTCTCGAGAGCTATCTCGCGGACTGGCGCGAGTTGGCGGGCGAGAAACCGTTCTCGATCGCCGTCCGGGTCGAACTGGCCGACGACCCGGCGGCCGAGCCCGAACCGTTACACCTGGGCTTTCACGCAGGGATCGAGTGGTTTCGGGACTACTTCCGACGGCTCGAGGACTACGGCCTCGACCACGCGATTATCGGGATCCAGAACGAGGATCGGGAGGCGGCGCTGGCGACGTTCGCCGACGAGATCATCGACGAACTGTAG
- a CDS encoding deoxyuridine 5'-triphosphate nucleotidohydrolase, with protein MFRSGAFVADHISPTSDDQIQPNGVDLTLDVVFEQLEPGRIGRDGKEVGDRVARPLEELEEKDPDTYYLPKGAYVARYGERIAIPEGHIGFVYPRSSLMRNSCMLNTAVWDAGYEGRGEGLLQVHHDVEIERGARIAQLVFAEANHEDVYDGSYQRENLE; from the coding sequence ATGTTCCGCTCCGGTGCGTTCGTCGCCGACCACATCTCGCCGACGTCCGACGATCAGATCCAGCCGAACGGCGTCGACCTGACGCTCGATGTCGTCTTCGAACAGCTCGAACCGGGGCGCATCGGCCGAGACGGGAAAGAGGTCGGCGACCGGGTCGCCCGGCCGCTCGAGGAACTCGAGGAGAAAGATCCTGACACGTACTATTTGCCGAAAGGAGCCTACGTGGCCCGCTACGGCGAGCGGATCGCGATTCCCGAAGGTCACATCGGTTTCGTCTACCCCCGCTCGTCGCTGATGCGTAACTCGTGTATGCTGAACACGGCCGTCTGGGACGCCGGCTACGAAGGCCGCGGCGAGGGTCTGCTGCAGGTCCACCACGACGTCGAGATCGAACGCGGCGCCCGGATCGCCCAGCTCGTCTTCGCCGAAGCGAACCACGAGGACGTCTACGACGGCAGCTATCAGCGCGAGAACCTCGAGTAG
- a CDS encoding serine hydrolase domain-containing protein, giving the protein MESDRAEEVTATRRRLLAASLVGGGLLGQFGSATTAGASDESLPEHLDGRVPDLLGRYDVPGASIALIEDGEVTWSGAYGSADPAEKRQMTVDIPFQVQSITKSITAWGVLKLVEEDKIELDDPVGHHITSWELPSAEYSWDAVTVRRVLSHSAGLPAGGYESVPLDEEPPPLREALSGNADGPAARPTGEPGEFRYSNPGYALLELLIEDVTGRDFGAYVDETVLDPLGMDGATFAATEQLRSELATEHFVDGTPVPASHGPAGAHGELYATAEDVARFVAAGTETSGAPVGRGVLAPERVGEVYTSTVEPTGFYDLATDGVGLGLFVETLSNGEQAVMNGGQGAGSWNWFHAVPQTGDGIVVLTNSERSLQLIADVVEAWADRSDLPAVSLTTARRWIRLPVWILVGVAAGLALRLGYGAVTGTRTFAPLSERNRTARAVLGGLAVATLGLWWTLGRETVAFFLPVIAEWIGLALSAVAVLLLLTVLAPRTDEGDTT; this is encoded by the coding sequence ATGGAGTCGGATCGCGCGGAGGAGGTCACTGCTACTCGCCGTCGGTTACTCGCAGCATCTCTCGTTGGCGGGGGCCTCCTCGGCCAATTTGGCTCCGCCACAACCGCTGGCGCATCCGACGAATCGCTCCCGGAACACCTCGACGGGCGCGTTCCGGACCTGCTCGGTCGATACGACGTTCCGGGAGCGTCGATCGCCCTAATCGAGGACGGCGAGGTGACCTGGAGCGGTGCCTACGGCAGCGCTGATCCCGCGGAGAAACGCCAGATGACCGTAGATATCCCGTTTCAGGTACAATCGATCACGAAGTCGATCACTGCATGGGGGGTGTTGAAGCTCGTTGAAGAAGACAAGATCGAACTCGACGATCCGGTCGGCCATCACATCACGAGTTGGGAGCTACCGAGCGCGGAGTATTCGTGGGATGCGGTGACCGTTCGGCGAGTGCTCAGCCACAGTGCCGGGTTACCGGCGGGCGGATACGAAAGCGTCCCGCTGGACGAAGAGCCGCCGCCGCTCCGGGAAGCGCTTTCCGGGAACGCGGACGGCCCGGCCGCTCGGCCGACGGGTGAACCCGGTGAGTTCCGGTACTCGAATCCCGGCTACGCGCTGCTGGAACTCCTGATCGAGGACGTTACGGGCCGTGACTTCGGGGCGTACGTGGACGAGACGGTTCTGGATCCGCTGGGGATGGACGGGGCTACCTTCGCCGCGACCGAACAGCTCCGTTCGGAGCTGGCGACGGAACACTTCGTGGACGGAACGCCGGTCCCGGCGTCACACGGGCCGGCTGGCGCCCACGGCGAACTGTACGCAACCGCCGAAGATGTCGCCCGCTTCGTCGCCGCCGGTACAGAGACGAGCGGGGCACCGGTTGGGCGGGGCGTACTCGCCCCCGAGCGCGTCGGGGAAGTGTACACCTCGACGGTGGAACCGACGGGCTTCTACGATCTGGCCACCGACGGCGTGGGACTCGGTTTGTTCGTCGAAACGCTCTCCAACGGGGAACAAGCAGTGATGAACGGCGGCCAGGGAGCCGGTTCGTGGAACTGGTTTCACGCTGTCCCGCAAACCGGTGACGGGATTGTGGTTCTGACGAACAGCGAGCGGAGTTTACAGCTCATCGCCGACGTCGTCGAGGCGTGGGCCGATCGGAGCGACCTCCCTGCAGTCTCACTGACGACCGCGAGGCGATGGATCCGCCTGCCGGTCTGGATTCTCGTCGGCGTCGCGGCCGGGCTTGCCCTCCGACTCGGGTACGGTGCCGTCACGGGGACGCGAACGTTCGCTCCGCTGTCCGAACGCAACCGCACCGCTCGTGCAGTCCTCGGCGGGCTCGCAGTCGCGACGCTCGGACTCTGGTGGACCCTCGGACGGGAGACCGTCGCGTTCTTTCTGCCGGTGATCGCCGAGTGGATTGGACTGGCGCTGTCGGCGGTCGCCGTGTTATTATTGCTGACGGTCCTCGCTCCTCGAACGGACGAGGGTGACACGACGTGA